From the genome of Thermogutta terrifontis, one region includes:
- a CDS encoding PQQ-binding-like beta-propeller repeat protein translates to MRTATSRFYPILVTALLLTGVVCSDHARGGEAASEGVGWTHFRGGEACGVFQGGKEIPAVLSSDKQLAWKSALPGRGPSSPIVVDGHVVVTAASGYRQDELHILSFAADSGKRNWHVRLFATGSTVCNPFGGVAASTPASDGRLIVALFSSNDLVCLDRQGRPRWMRPLGWERPLLRNDVGMASSPLIVGDVVVVQAESLLDAVLFGIDLKTGRTLWEKERNKEAMWSSPVPIRLHSADEKSADGSDKLPPVGVLVQSREDFEVLDPQTGTTIASYGHWCDTISSAAVCGRFVALPAAGIHALEWVPQPPELRLLWISDRLNCGNTSPVVWKGRVYVVKSPNILACADAADGRILRQIRMRGSFWASPVIVGRHLYAVNYEGTVFVFRLNEDGLPERVGEWDLESGVLASPAVDNTGLYFRTNRWLYKFALTLP, encoded by the coding sequence ATGCGCACCGCGACAAGCCGCTTTTATCCGATCCTGGTGACGGCGTTGCTGTTGACGGGGGTCGTTTGTTCCGATCACGCGCGAGGGGGCGAGGCCGCTTCTGAGGGCGTGGGCTGGACGCATTTTCGCGGTGGCGAGGCGTGTGGGGTCTTTCAGGGTGGGAAAGAGATTCCCGCAGTTCTCTCGTCGGACAAGCAACTTGCCTGGAAATCCGCGCTTCCTGGTCGAGGACCTTCATCGCCCATCGTGGTGGACGGTCACGTGGTGGTGACGGCAGCCTCCGGCTATCGTCAGGACGAGCTTCACATCCTCTCGTTTGCTGCAGATTCCGGGAAAAGGAACTGGCACGTTCGGCTTTTTGCCACAGGTTCCACGGTTTGCAATCCATTCGGCGGTGTGGCGGCGTCCACACCCGCCAGTGACGGTCGATTGATTGTGGCCCTTTTCTCCTCCAACGATCTCGTGTGTCTGGATCGCCAGGGTCGGCCAAGGTGGATGCGTCCCCTGGGGTGGGAGCGACCTCTCCTCCGCAACGACGTGGGAATGGCGTCCTCCCCGTTAATAGTGGGTGACGTGGTCGTTGTCCAGGCGGAGAGTCTCCTCGACGCCGTCCTGTTTGGAATCGACCTGAAAACCGGGCGGACCCTGTGGGAGAAGGAGCGAAACAAGGAAGCGATGTGGTCCTCGCCGGTTCCCATCCGGTTGCATTCGGCTGATGAAAAGAGCGCCGACGGCAGCGACAAACTCCCCCCTGTGGGGGTGCTCGTGCAATCGCGGGAGGATTTTGAAGTGCTCGATCCGCAGACTGGAACGACGATCGCCAGCTACGGGCACTGGTGCGACACGATTTCCTCGGCGGCAGTGTGCGGTCGATTCGTGGCCCTGCCCGCGGCGGGGATTCATGCTCTGGAGTGGGTTCCCCAGCCACCCGAATTGCGGCTTCTGTGGATTTCGGACCGGTTAAATTGTGGCAATACCAGCCCCGTCGTGTGGAAGGGTCGCGTGTACGTGGTGAAATCGCCCAATATCCTGGCGTGTGCGGATGCGGCGGATGGGAGGATCCTCCGGCAAATACGGATGCGGGGAAGTTTCTGGGCATCGCCGGTCATTGTGGGACGCCATCTCTACGCCGTAAACTACGAAGGAACGGTCTTTGTGTTTCGGTTGAACGAGGATGGCTTGCCGGAGCGCGTGGGGGAGTGGGACCTCGAATCAGGAGTGCTCGCTTCGCCCGCCGTTGACAACACCGGCCTGTACTTCCGCACCAATCGCTGGCTGTACAAGTTTGCCCTCACCCTGCCGTAG
- a CDS encoding arylsulfatase — protein sequence MIRQSSRSGLSSPVRLVLGALVLSVFGAGSALAKDSRPNIIIILSDDIGFSDIGCYGGEILTPNLDRLAAHGLRFTQFYNTARCCPTRAALLTGVYPHQAGVGWMTQDRGYDGYRGDLNRHTVTIAEVLRTAGYRTYAVGKWHVTKAVQPEGPKDNWPLQRGFDRYYGTIQGAGSYFDPSALVRDNTMITVFIDPEYKPERYYYTDAISDHAIRFIREHVAQNSERPFFMYIAYTAAHWPLHALEEDIAKYHGKYDGGYEPIRRARFERLKKMGIINPNWELSPQHGDWEQVEHKEWEARCMEVYAAQIDRMDQGIGRIVETLEKTGQLENTVIFYLQDNGACQEAIGRTGNWRRPVEPSLPPIPPDVIRTESRPSQNRRGVPTLTGPYIMPGPEDTYISYGINWANVSNTPFREYKHFVHEGGIATPLIVHWPAGLKRQGELEHTPGHVIDLMATCADLAKAQYPTEFNGNKIIPMEGVSLVPLFEGRPLERKTPIFWEHEGNRAVRDGKWKLVAKENKPWELYDMEADRTEMHDLSAEHPEIVARLAAAWEAWAARANVLPLGAWRGRAEESFSQQKNFVLRSNARLERNRAPYVVDKGLTISARITLPGDRGVLVAQGGSAWGYALYLDAGRACFAVRRSGQLKTIQAEKPLPQEAGTLKVVWSRSGEISVCWNDQILARAANIPPLSSMPQDGLEVGRDEKGLVGDYPADFRFNGRLDQVTITLEP from the coding sequence ATGATCAGACAGAGTTCGCGCAGCGGCTTATCGTCACCTGTTCGGCTGGTGCTGGGAGCGCTGGTGCTTTCGGTTTTCGGGGCCGGAAGTGCGCTCGCCAAAGACTCCCGGCCGAATATCATCATTATCCTGTCGGATGACATCGGATTTTCGGATATCGGCTGTTACGGCGGTGAAATTCTTACGCCCAATTTGGATCGCCTGGCGGCCCACGGTCTGCGCTTCACGCAGTTTTACAACACTGCGCGGTGCTGCCCCACGCGCGCAGCCCTGCTGACGGGAGTGTATCCCCATCAGGCAGGCGTGGGCTGGATGACGCAGGATCGCGGTTACGACGGCTATCGGGGGGATCTCAATCGCCATACGGTGACCATCGCCGAGGTGCTCCGAACGGCGGGCTATCGCACCTACGCGGTGGGAAAATGGCACGTCACCAAGGCCGTTCAGCCGGAAGGACCGAAAGACAACTGGCCGCTCCAGCGAGGATTTGACCGATACTACGGGACCATTCAGGGAGCGGGGAGTTATTTTGATCCGTCGGCCCTGGTGCGGGATAACACCATGATTACGGTGTTCATCGATCCCGAGTATAAGCCCGAGCGCTACTACTACACCGACGCCATCAGCGATCACGCGATCCGTTTCATTCGTGAGCACGTCGCCCAAAATAGCGAGCGACCGTTCTTCATGTACATCGCATACACTGCCGCGCACTGGCCCCTTCATGCTCTGGAAGAGGACATCGCCAAGTATCACGGGAAATACGACGGGGGTTATGAGCCGATTCGTCGGGCGCGGTTTGAACGGCTCAAAAAGATGGGCATCATCAATCCCAATTGGGAACTGAGCCCGCAGCACGGTGATTGGGAACAGGTGGAACATAAAGAATGGGAAGCCCGGTGCATGGAAGTGTATGCGGCTCAAATCGACCGCATGGACCAGGGAATTGGGCGGATTGTGGAGACGCTGGAGAAGACCGGGCAATTGGAAAACACGGTGATCTTCTACCTACAGGACAACGGTGCCTGTCAGGAGGCCATCGGCCGAACAGGAAACTGGCGGCGGCCGGTGGAACCGTCCCTCCCGCCCATTCCTCCCGATGTCATCCGGACAGAGAGCCGGCCTTCCCAGAATCGCCGCGGTGTTCCCACCCTCACCGGGCCGTACATCATGCCGGGTCCCGAAGATACCTACATCTCTTACGGCATCAACTGGGCGAATGTCTCCAACACGCCGTTCCGGGAATACAAGCACTTTGTGCATGAAGGCGGCATCGCGACGCCGCTCATCGTTCACTGGCCTGCGGGACTGAAGCGTCAGGGTGAGCTCGAGCATACGCCGGGCCACGTCATTGATCTGATGGCCACCTGCGCCGATCTGGCAAAAGCACAATATCCTACCGAATTCAACGGGAATAAGATCATTCCCATGGAAGGGGTAAGCCTTGTGCCGCTCTTTGAAGGTCGGCCTCTCGAGCGCAAAACGCCCATCTTCTGGGAGCACGAAGGCAATCGCGCTGTGCGCGATGGCAAATGGAAGCTTGTTGCCAAAGAGAATAAGCCCTGGGAACTGTACGACATGGAAGCCGACCGCACCGAAATGCATGACCTCTCCGCGGAGCATCCGGAAATTGTCGCGCGTTTGGCCGCTGCCTGGGAGGCCTGGGCTGCCCGCGCCAACGTCCTTCCTCTGGGAGCCTGGCGCGGTCGTGCTGAGGAAAGTTTTTCCCAGCAGAAAAATTTCGTCCTACGGAGCAACGCTCGGCTGGAGCGAAATCGGGCACCCTATGTGGTGGATAAAGGCCTTACAATTTCGGCTCGGATTACGCTGCCGGGTGACCGCGGCGTGCTCGTCGCCCAGGGCGGCTCTGCCTGGGGATACGCCCTGTATCTCGATGCTGGCCGAGCCTGCTTCGCTGTTCGCCGGAGTGGGCAACTGAAGACCATCCAGGCGGAAAAACCGTTGCCACAGGAGGCCGGAACCTTGAAAGTCGTCTGGTCGCGGTCCGGCGAAATCAGCGTGTGCTGGAACGATCAAATTCTTGCCCGGGCGGCCAATATCCCGCCGCTTTCCAGCATGCCGCAGGACGGTCTGGAGGTGGGCCGGGATGAGAAAGGATTGGTCGGTGACTATCCGGCCGACTTCCGCTTTAACGGCCGACTCGATCAGGTCACCATCACTTTGGAACCATAA
- a CDS encoding thioredoxin-disulfide reductase encodes MADKQIEKVIIIGSGPAGWTAAIYAARAALNPLLFEGAINEENARNGTLPLGQLALTTEVENFPGFPPGDLSGYLETALPEERRAYLPPHNKHGVTGPELMELMRQQAIHFGTRVITEDIVDVDFSVRPFRLKASNGETYESRAVIVATGARANYLGLPSEERFKNKGVSACAVCDGALPRFRNRPVAVIGGGDSAVEEATYLAHWASKVYLVHRRDQLRASKIMAQRALSHPKIEILWNRVVDEVLGDDENGVTGIRLKSTVGEPDLTIEVSGMFLAIGHTPNTAFLKGQLELTDKGYIKLTKPFRTYTSVEGVFAAGDVADDYYRQAVTAAASGCMAALDAERWLAGQES; translated from the coding sequence ATGGCAGACAAACAGATTGAGAAGGTAATCATCATCGGGAGTGGGCCCGCGGGATGGACGGCCGCCATCTATGCCGCACGTGCGGCCCTCAATCCGCTCCTTTTCGAGGGGGCGATCAACGAAGAAAATGCCCGAAACGGCACGCTGCCCCTGGGGCAACTGGCCCTCACCACCGAGGTGGAAAACTTTCCGGGATTTCCGCCGGGGGACCTGTCCGGATATCTGGAAACAGCTCTGCCCGAGGAACGCCGTGCCTATCTACCCCCGCATAACAAACACGGGGTCACCGGCCCTGAGTTGATGGAACTCATGCGGCAGCAGGCCATCCACTTTGGTACGCGGGTCATCACGGAAGACATTGTGGACGTTGATTTTTCCGTCCGGCCGTTTCGCTTGAAGGCTTCCAACGGAGAGACGTACGAGAGTCGCGCGGTGATCGTGGCAACGGGCGCCCGGGCCAACTATCTGGGGTTGCCCTCCGAAGAACGGTTCAAAAACAAGGGAGTCAGCGCCTGTGCCGTATGCGACGGAGCTTTGCCGCGGTTTCGGAACCGGCCGGTGGCCGTCATCGGGGGTGGTGATTCCGCTGTGGAGGAAGCCACTTATCTGGCCCACTGGGCATCGAAAGTCTATCTGGTTCATCGCCGGGACCAGCTTCGGGCATCGAAGATCATGGCCCAGCGGGCACTCTCTCATCCCAAGATCGAAATCCTCTGGAACCGCGTTGTCGATGAAGTCCTCGGTGACGACGAAAACGGTGTGACAGGAATTCGCCTCAAGAGCACGGTGGGCGAACCTGATCTGACGATTGAGGTGAGTGGGATGTTTCTGGCCATCGGCCACACCCCCAACACGGCATTTCTCAAAGGTCAGCTCGAGCTGACGGACAAGGGGTACATCAAACTCACCAAGCCCTTCCGCACCTACACAAGTGTGGAGGGAGTGTTCGCGGCGGGAGATGTCGCCGACGACTACTACCGACAGGCGGTCACGGCGGCCGCCAGCGGTTGCATGGCAGCCCT